The following coding sequences lie in one Crassostrea angulata isolate pt1a10 chromosome 10, ASM2561291v2, whole genome shotgun sequence genomic window:
- the LOC128164850 gene encoding cadherin-23-like, with the protein MESALFKIIWVIFGFLCSGLNATNNPPSLLNFNRYIFVREDFPINGSLGILSARDLDGPMEIKFTIKDEVTRSLVRLSEHFGESTVNRSVEIILKKQLDRDHEPSDRKLYFNLADGEGSSANNLAVQVTLFISDVNDEVPEFVNLRYKESIYENATVGTTVIRVSAQDPDNGLGGTVSYYMEPVAQAADELYKNAFRINSDTGDVIINSSLDFERHNFYEFVIKAKDGFGNESINNADFVVTVLDVQDTPPAFFNLPYSVVVGEDKAVGERVLQVTALDGDRGVPNGIRYTFVQGGYQNFNVDPNTGWITIKTELDRDDASIQDSGGVYAMYVKAEEVMSGVNYGNTTATTLVTISVSDVNDNTPTFNHLNYTATIQENMQSGVPVIFTANTIMSVNDIDQGLNSYFEIVLEKDGQPYYDFAPLPKEVFSESSILIRVNNSVDLDYEKSKTATFDVIARELRTNPKRSSSVKMTVHILDVNDNQPQFENTSYSAQIAENSPTGTTFTRLQATDLDSGVFGKITYSVRGGNGRFGINDSTGDIYNTEALDREKISEYYITVEAKDGGGFRTTVELNVKVTDTNDNKPLFTREAYFASLKEGATSFVRELKLEATDLDEGMNSQVLYSISNIQPPVTNTFTIDDATGVVRLSRPVDYEQLTSSGQIMLGVQVCDRGLPSLCSVINATVEVEDENDNKPVFNQTTYQVNIYENASIGSLAVKVDAYDLDGTAPNNEFVFRIESTTQEKFRVNFRTGEVLVESELDHEQSSFYSLNISATDRGSVSLEGYCIVNINVLDVNDEIPYFDPRSQSVAILENKPVGSQVVTLTAVDTDSNPRLRYQILQDSIRATDEEGRDVNVTANNIQNYFDINETTGILFVKSVLDRETAEKIELKVLVKDLNGWQPSADQQTATATLTLTLLDVNDEPPEFLPGPQYHVNVSEGREVNDLVITVSAVDKDKKQTVFYRIGQDDINSFQIMDSRVGTVTLKKQLDYENNHEVSFTVIATDSASPPSSVLTSTATVSVSLIDINDNTPQFLPHPTQYSVEENAPNGTFVGNITATDRDSGRFGEITYSLQVTNDDQSLTIDSKTGIISVLKPLDREMREEYILYVTATDNIDANPNQQRSERTGAIFVKVTDVNDNHPIITNIGTTPKSVVENSQNNTIVDTILANDADIGANAEVEFSLVSGDTNASDSWFYITTQYNSDIKNNEGVIRTRGSLLGHVGMYYVTVKVQDKGTPTRLSSNMTLLIEIIESNENLNQPQFVVPKGPTATLQIKEQQPVGTTVIQVSATDADHGKNAEVHYYLAPEKDYTKFQIHKDTGLLTTRAVLDREQQAQFEIRVIANDSGIISVLDNSITIFVQLLDIDDQEPEFPRRPDMEPYILGPVPEEHSMEYCGTVDVAIDRDSHVNNSLIFYYIIGGDMVDHFYLNQTGELYLIKAVDRDGDVTGTPINFINLVIWATPLGYLTFDKYSIVPGTQRMVSQKIEMRPPDDYDSSNTTLLWAQVTIKDINDHPPKFRNQNLSVGITRKTQFQETIFTLSNEVTDLDSGNNSVHTFHLMSLGIYPETLRNKLPSAPLSLSSDGIIRTNTIFQSDMSGYILMDVSAQDIDGKMANASLRISLINDDQRVKIIFRMTPMQVRNFSETFRSKLEKITGYHIVVDKIQTHENGQGKPEADKTDMFIHGEVIKPFRIVSAAELLSKIDDEAAALVPILNEYNILQIVSAVQQTEEEDSNRLLIMGLILLAIVLGIPCIVMAIVIFLITKSYQRKLKAATAMVYGQENDMQKNQLPGTNLHAYENANPIFLEKVLSQESQDYDDTDSVDNNVVDSPVPQTVDTQEVSMTFTADSSKDYTHNSSLKTISSVIGSQENSFGHRNPLFSNLNGDTPRSHLINGLQASEI; encoded by the exons ATGGAGTCagctttatttaaaataatttgggTTATCTTTGGATTTCTCTGTtcag GCCTAAATGCAACCAATAATCCACCAAGCCTGCTAAATTTCAACAGATACATCTTTGTCAGGGAGGATTTTCCAATAA ATGGTAGCCTGGGAATTCTGTCCGCTAGAGATCTTGATGGACCCATGGAAatcaaatttacaattaaaGATGAAGTAACAAGAAGTCTTGTGCGCTTGAGTGAGCATTTCGGAGAAAGCACAGTGAATAGATCAGTGGAGATCATTTTAAAGAAGCAGCTTGATAGGGACCAT GAGCCCTCCGACAGAAAGCTCTACTTCAATCTGGCTGACGGGGAAGGATCCAGTGCTAACAAT TTGGCAGTCCAAGTCACACTGTTTATCAGTGATGTCAACGACGAAGTGCCAGAGTTTGTCAATCTCCGATACAAAGAATCCATATATGAG AATGCTACAGTGGGGACCACAGTGATTCGAGTGTCAGCCCAGGACCCAGACAATGGACTAGGGGGCACTGTGTCTTACTACATGGAG CCGGTAGCTCAG gCTGCAGATGAGCTTTATAAAAATGCTTTTCGTATAAACAGCGATACTGGTGATGTGATCATAAATTCTTCCCTAGATTTTGAAAGGcacaatttttatgaatttgtcATCAAGGCAAAA gATGGATTTGGCAATGAGAGCATTAACAATGCTGACTTTGTGGTGACCGTCCTTGATGTTCAGGACACGCCCCCTGCCTTCTTTAATCTCCCTTACAGCGTGGTTGTTGGAGAGGACAAGGCtgtg GGAGAAAGGGTTCTCCAGGTGACAGCATTAGATGGAGACAGAGGAGTTCCAAATGGCATCAGATATACATTTGTTCAGG GTGGCTACCAGAATTTTAATGTGGATCCCAACACAGGATGGATCACCATTAAAACAGAACTGGACCGTGATGATGCCTCCATACAGGACAGTGGAGGGGTGTACGCCATGTATGTTAAG GCGGAGGAGGTGATGTCGGGTGTGAACTATGGGAACACCACTGCCACCACACTGGTCACCATCTCTGTGTCTGATGTCAACGACAACACGCCCACCTTCAACCACCTCAACTATACGGCCACCATTCAGGAAAACATGCAGAGTGGGGTCCCCGTCATCTTCACAGCCAACACCATCATGTCTGTCAACGATATTGATCAG GGACTCAATAGTTACTTTGAAATTGTGCTTGAGAAGGATGGACAGCCATACTATGATTTTGCACCTCTACCAAAGGAGGTTTTCTCAGAGTCTTCCATTCTTATCCGTGTGAACAATTCAGTGGATCTGGACTATGAGAAGTCAAAGACAGCTACCTTTGAT GTAATTGCTAGAGAGCTAAGAACCAATCCAAAGAGAAGTAGTTCAGTCAAAATGACGGTCCACATCCTTGATGTCAATGACAACCAGCCTCAGTTTGAAAACACCTCCTACTCGGCCCAGATTGCCGAGAACTCTCCCACCGGGACCACGTTTACACGACTACAG GCAACAGACCTGGACTCTGGAGTGTTTGGAAAAATCACATATTCAGTTAGGGGAGGAAATGGAAG ATTTGGTATCAATGATTCAACTGGAGATATATATAACACAGAGGCCTTAGACAGGGAAAAGATAAGTGAATATTACATCACAGTGGAGGCAAAAGATGGGGGTGGATTCAGGACAACAGTGGAACTGAATGTCAAGGTGACAGACACGAACGACAACAAGCCGCTCTTTACCAGAGAGGCTTACTTTGCTTCCCTGAAGGAGGGGGCTACCTCATTCGTGAGAGAACTCAAGCTAGAG GCAACAGATCTAGATGAAGGAATGAACAGCCAAGTCCTGTATTCCATATCCAACATCCAGCCTCCCGTGACAAACACCTTTACTATAGACGATGCTACAGGTGTGGTGAGACTGTCCAGGCCTGTGGACTATGAGCAGCTGACCAGCAGTGGTCAGATAATGCTGGGGGTCCAGGTCTGTGACAGAGGACTGCCATCTCTCTGCTCAGTCATCAACGCGACAGTAGAAGTGGAG GATGAAAATGACAACAAACCAGTATTCAATCAAACCACATACCAGgttaatatatatgaaaatgcGTCAATTGGATCTCTGGCAGTTAAAGTCGATGCTTATGACTTAGATGGAACTGCCCCCAATAATGAGTTTGTTTTCCGCATAGAAAGCACAACTCAGGAGAAATTCAGGGTCAACTTCAGAACTGGAGAGGTCCTTGTGGAATCAGAACTGGATCATGAACAGAGCTCTTTTTATTCTCTGAACATTTCAGCCACTGATCGTGGTTCTGTCTCATTGGAGGGGTACTGCAttgtcaatataaacgtgttggATGTGAATGATGAGATACCTTACTTTGACCCACGGTCACAGTCTGTAGCTATCCTGGAGAACAAGCCTGTTGGATCACAGGTCGTGACCCTGACAGCAGTGGACACAGACAGTAATCCACGCCTCAGGTACCAGATTTTACAAGACTCAATTCGTGCCACTGATGAAGAGGGCAGAGATGTGAATGTTACTGCAAATAATATTCAG AATTATTTTGACATCAATGAGACAACCGgcattttgtttgtaaaatcaGTATTAGACAGAGAAACAGCTGAAAAGATAGAACTCAAAGTCCTAGTGAAAGACCTCAATGGATGGCAGCCATCAGCTGATCAACAAACTGCCACTG CTACCCTGACTCTGACTTTACTGGACGTCAATGATGAGCCTCCTGAGTTCCTCCCTGGTCCACAATATCATGTCAATGTCTCCGAGGGTCGAGAGGTCAATGACTTAGTTATCACTGTGTCAGCAGTGGATAAGGACAAGAAGCAAACTGTGTTCTATAGAATAGGACAGGATGATATCAATTCCTTCCAGATCATGGATTCCAGAGTCG GCACTGTCACTTTAAAAAAGCAACTGGACTATGAGAACAACCATGAAGTGAGCTTCACGGTGATAGCGACGGACTCTGCCAGCCCTCCTTCCTCTGTCCTCACATCCACAGCCACTGTGTCAGTGTCCCTGATCGACATCAATGACAACACGCCACAGTTCCTGCCCCACCCCACACAGTACTCCGTGGAGGAGAACGCTCCCAACGGGACATTTGTAGGGAACATTACTGCCACAGACAGGGACAGTGGCAGGTTTGGAGAGATTACCTACTCCCTGCAGGTCACAAACGATGACCAGAGTCTCACCATTGACTCCAAAACA GGCATTATCTCAGTCCTCAAGCCCCTTGACAGAGAAATGAGGGAAGAGTACATATTGTATGTGACCGCCACTGACAATATCGATGCTAACCCCAACCAACAACGCTCAGAGAGAACAGGGGCCATATTTGTTAAAGTGACAGACGTCAACGACAACCATCCCATCATCACCAATATTGGAACCACCCCGAAATCTGTTGTAGAGAATTCACAGAATAATACTATTGTAGATACCATTTTGGCCAATGATGCAGACATCGGGGCCAATGCTGAGGTAGAATTTTCTCTAGTGTCAGGTGACACTAACGCCAGTGACAGCTGGTTCTATATAACCACACAGTACAACAGTGACATTAAGAACAATGAAGGAGTCATTCGCACTAGAGGGTCCCTGCTAGGACATGTGGGGATGTACTACGTCACAGTCAAAGTTCAGGACAAGGGAACACCCACTCGGCTCTCCTCCAACATGACTCTTCTGATAGAGATCATTGAGTCCAATGAAAATCTGAACCAGCCCCAATTTGTTGTTCCCAAAGGTCCTACTGCTACACTTCAAATCAAAGAG CAACAACCTGTGGGTACTACAGTAATACAGGTGAGTGCTACCGATGCTGACCACGGTAAGAATGCAGAGGTCCACTACTACCTGGCCCCGGAGAAGGACTACACCAAGTTCCAGATCCACAAGGACACCGGCCTACTGACCACCAGGGCCGTCTTGGACAGGGAGCAACAGGCTCAGTTTGAG ATCCGAGTAATTGCCAATGACAGTGGCATCATCAGTGTTTTGGATAACTCGATCACCATATTTGTTCAGCTGTTGGACATTGATGACCAGGAGCCTGAATTTCCTCGACGACCAGACATGGAGCCGTACATCCTTGGTCCTGTGCCAGAGGAACACTCCATGGAGTACTGTGGCACAGTGGATGTAGCCATAGACAGAGACAGTCACGTCAACAACAGTCTCATCTTCTATTACATCATAG GTGGAGATATGGTCGACCATTTTTACCTCAATCAGACAGGAGAATTGTACTTGATCAAAGCAGTCGATAGAGATGGAGATGTAACTGGAACACCcattaatttcataaatctGGTGATATGGGCCACCCCTCTAGGATACCTCACTTTTGACAAATACTCTATAGTCCCAGGGACTCAAAGAATGGTCTCTCAAAAAATAGAAATGCGACCTCCAGATGATTATGATTCCAGCAACACGACCTTGTTGTGGGCTCAGGTCACCATcaaagatattaatgatcacCCGCCAAAGTTCAGGAACCAGAATCTCAGTGTGGGCATCACCAGGAAAACTCAGTTTCAGGAGACCATATTCACTCTCAGT AATGAAGTGACTGACTTGGACTCTGGGAACAATTCTGTGCACACATTCCACTTGATGTCCTTGGGGATTTACCCAGAAACCCTCAGGAACAAGTTACCTAGTGCCCCCCTCAGTCTGTCCAGTGATGGAATCATCAGGACCAACACCATATTCCAGTCAGACATGTCTGGATACATCCTGATGGATGTCAGTGCTCAGGACATTGACGGCAAAATGGCTAATGCCTCTCTAAGG ATATCTCTGATCAATGATGACCAAAGAGTTAAAATAATCTTCAGAATGACTCCAATGCAAGTCAGAAATTTCTCAGAGACTTTCAGAAG taaaCTGGAAAAAATCACAGGGTACCATATAGTTGTAGACAAAATCCAAACTCACGAAAATGGCCAGGGAAAACCTGAGGCAGATAA GACTGATATGTTTATCCATGGAGAGGTCATTAAGCCATTTAGAATTGTTTCTGCCGCTGAGCTACTAAG TAAAATAGATGATGAAGCTGCAGCCCTTGTGCCCATTTTGAATGAGTACAATATACTACAGATTGTG TCTGCAGTTCAACAAACAGAGGAAGAAGACTCCAACCGACTGCTCATAATGGGCCTGATTCTACTGGCCATTGTTCTAGGCATTCCATGTATTGTTATGGCCATCGTCATATTCCTTATTACAAAATC ATATCAAAGGAAGCTTAAAGCAGCCACTGCTATGGTTTATG GGCAGGAAAATGACATGCAGAAGAACCAGCTTCCCGGAACTAATCTACACGCCTATGAAAA TGCCAACCCCATTTTCTTGGAAAAAGTATTATCACAAGAATCACAAGACTATGA
- the LOC128164851 gene encoding G-protein coupled receptor-associated protein LMBRD2-like, with product MSAGPLVVEIICTCCLAAFLLHRYGDLRKQNILTTLTTFISWYFSFLIIFVLPLDVSSTFYRQCLQDKASKILTTTTTTTTLKPVNVTNTSDTSTIFSSTVPSSPAIQGLNNIPVPLCQVPLSHVPENVLPTLWQVVYWTSQLLTWIILPIMQSYSTAGDFTVAGKIKTALIENAIYYGSYLLIFGVILIYVVAKADLQVDAERLKVIGITASNTWGLFLLILLLGFGLVEVPRSVYNSSKKGFVLSKTYFKISKLSTEKTEADEALEDVLDEIKKVSEKIKYNHPLRKHIDTILLKCPETMRHAVPQNNDDYEDYNRSSIDIPSEKTLVRLHKRVIQDSQNHHRTHAQWNSLMQKAIDLEDVERNEQSSITKFQRSQHSSSMMPAFVRVFYTPEIEWYWRCKVYFWVMRVCGVILAVVTFMVVWSECLFFVKDPILSLFAVFINAAKHNYDYVFIELSSILTIAYLCFCAYYSIFQIRILNLYYIAPHHQTDEFSLMFTGMMLCRLTPPMCLNFLGLIHLDSHITKEDNIEETSYTKIMGHMDVISFISDGFNIYFPIILVLLCICTFFSLGSRILHFLGVQQFIGDDDMTQELVDEGRQIVQREKRNRDRKLDSAERRREWTEKFGATLRSSDRVIGPRADRERAREKETVARSPDENDKTELLKEAEPIDYTGELSSAADTDFSQGYQRSSTLRSNRFGSRTSNAPPRGIFDDV from the exons ATGAGTGCCGGTCCATTGGTTGTCGAAATAATTTGTACTTGCTGCCTGGCAGCATTCCTGTTACATCGCTATGGAGATCTCAGAAAGCAAAATATCTTAACCACACTGACAACTTTCATTTCTTGGTATTTTTCATTCCTCATCATCTTTGTACTTCCACTGGACGTTTCTTCA ACATTTTATCGACAATGCTTACAAGACAAAGCCTCAAAGATTCTGACAACAACAACTACAACAACAACTTTGAAACCAGTAAATGTCACAAACACATCGGATACAAGCACAATATTCTCTTCTACAGTGCCCTCTTCACCTGCTATACAGGGTCTCAATAACATCCCTGTACCTTTATGTCAAGTTCCGCTGAGTCATGTACCAGAGAATGTACTTCCTACTCTCTGGCAGGTTGTGTATTGGACATCACAACTCTTAACTTG GATAATTTTGCCAATCATGCAGTCCTACTCTACCGCGGGAGATTTCACTGTGGCTGGAAAGATTAAAACAGCGTTGATAGAAAATGCCATATATTATGGCTCATATCTACTTATATTTGGAGTGATCTTAATTTATGTAGTTGCTAAAGCAGATTTACAAGTTGATGC AGAAAGATTAAAAGTAATAGGAATTACTGCCAGCAACACATGGGGCTTGTTTTTGTTGATTCTGTTGCTTGGCTTTGGTCTGGTGGAAGTTCCAAGGTCAGTCTATAACAGCTCCAAGAAAGGCTTTGTCCTGTCCAAGACTTACTTCAAGATCTCCAAACTCAGCACCGAGAAAACAGAGGCCGACGAAGCTTTAGAAGATGTCTTAGAT GAGATTAAAAAAGtttcagaaaaaattaaatataatcatCCTTTGAGGAAGCATATTGATACAATTTTACTAAAG TGTCCAGAGACGATGCGGCACGCAGTACCACAAAATAACGACGACTATGAAGATTACAACAGGAGTAGTATTGACATTCCTAGTGAAAAAACGCTTGTGAGACTTCATAAGCGAGTCATTCAGGACTCACAAAATCATCATCGAACTCATGCTCAGTGGAATTCGCTGATGCAGAAAGCCATTGATTTGGAAGATGTGGAAAGGAACGAGCAGAGTTCAATAACCAAATTCCAGAGGTCCCAGCATTCCTCCTCCATGATGCCAGCATTTGTACGAGTATTCTACACACCTGAGATTG AGTGGTACTGGCGGTGCAAGGTTTACTTTTGGGTGATGCGGGTGTGTGGCGTGATACTAGCGGTGGTGACGTTTATGGTGGTGTGGTCGGAGTGTCTGTTCTTTGTCAAGGACCCCATCCTGTCCCTGTTTGCTGTTTTCATCAATGCTGCTAAACACAACTATGACTATGTATTTATTGAG TTGTCCTCCATTTTGACTATAGCCTACCTCTGCTTCTGTGCGTACTACAGCATATTCCAGATCCGAATACTGAACCTGTACTATATTGCCCCTCATCACCAGACGGACGAGTTCAGCCTCATGTTTACTGGCAT GATGCTGTGTCGACTGACCCCACCCATGTGTCTGAACTTCCTGGGCTTGATTCATCTTGACAGCCACATAACCAAGGAAGATAATATAGAAGAAACTTCTTATACAAAG ATCATGGGACACATGGATGTGATATCATTCATTTCTGATGGCTTCAACATTTACTTCCCCATCATCCTGGTCCTGCTGTGTATCTGTACATTCTTCAGCCTGGGGAGTCGCATTCTACACTTCCTTGGGGTCCAGCAGTTTATTGGGGATGATGACATGACACAGGAGTTAGTAGACGAAGGACGGCAGATTGTACAGCGAg aaaaaagaaacagagaCAGAAAGCTTGATAGTGCAGAGAGAAGGCGAGAATGGACAGAGAAATTCGGAGCAACCTTGCGTTCATCGGACCGTGTGATTGGTCCAAGAG CTGACAGAGAAAGAGCAAGGGAGAAAGAGACTGTGGCAAGGAGCCCGGATGAAAATGACAAAACAGAACTCCTGAAGGAGGCAGAGCCCATCGATTACACTGGTGAGCTGTCCAGTGCAGCTGATACTGACTTTTCACAAGGATATCAACGGTCCTCTACCCTCAGATCCAACAGATTTGGGTCAAGGACATCCAATGCTCCACCCAGAGGAATATTTGATGATGTTTGA